A part of Xenopus tropicalis strain Nigerian chromosome 4, UCB_Xtro_10.0, whole genome shotgun sequence genomic DNA contains:
- the LOC116410406 gene encoding uncharacterized protein LOC116410406: MDVLAKKIATVTCSGEIVKCMQGSPDPWAKAQAYVTRAIQEKCMSKAKGKCALVFAACWIAEQYKTLAVQKENLEEKILYLNDTIDSLKFSVENAAAMSISNQQTMAENKKEIAQLKQRLRDAEGTIKSLVATSTSNVGADNSKCISEIKGLKTQLGARSPVSVVNGQNNTKKGRDLSVNEGSRKCETASEGNVTSLECTSHARPSKLISNCAEYRTDKLKDNSPGKQVSNPLQSRKQHNKERVSAIQASLPAKQTWNNSDKKHTEKKLFRCYVCSKVGHIARYCTLKHYWNDNNWYNERENWNSSRWGFQKKSRNGNSWIPYQVLKTQKERLSAENSSLQKAWGAFKKELESIQLELSQIKGRRANENRGKQNVNMP, from the exons atggatgtctTAGCTAAAAAGATTGCCACGGTCACGTGCTCAGGGGAGATTGTTAAGTGTATGCAGGGATCTCCAGATCCATGGGCTAAGGCTCAGGCGTATGTGACCAGGGCAATACAGGAAAAATGCATGTCTAAAGCAAAAGGGAAATGTGCACTGGTTTTTGCTGCCTGCTGGATAGCAGAACAGTATAAAACTCTAGCGGTGCAGAAGGAGAATCTGGAGGAAAAGATTCTTTATTTGAATGATACAATTGATTCTCTGaaattttctgttgaaaatgctgctgctatgtccattagcaaccagcaaacaatggcagaaaacaaGAAGGAGATTGCGCAGCTCAAACAGAGGCTGAGAGATGCAGAGGGCACCATTAAAAGTTTGGTTGCAACCTCAACCAGCAATGTAGGGGCTGATAATTCAAAATGTATATCAGagattaaagggttaaaaactcAGTTAGGAGCAAGAAGTCCTGTATCAGTGGTTAATGGGCAGAATAATACTAAAAAGGGTAGAGATCTGTCTGTTAATGAAGGCAGTAGGAAATGTGAAACTGCAAGTGAAGGTAATGTGACTAGTTTAGAATGTACTAGTCATGCCAGGCCTTCTAAATTGATTTCTAATTGTGCCGAGTACAGGACTGATAAACTGAAAGACAACAGTCCAGGAAAACAGGTTTCTAACCCCCTGCAATCTAGGAAACAGCATAACAAGGAAAGGGTGTCTGCAATACAGGCTTCTCTCCCTGCTAAACAGACTTGGAACAATTCAGataaaaaac atacagaaaagaaACTATTTAGGTGCTATGTGTGTTCAAAAGTTGGGCACATAGCCAGGTATTGTACCCTGAAACACTATTGGAATGATAATAATTGGTACAATGAAAGAGAGAATTGGAattcctctaggtggggatttcaaaagaaaagtaggAATGGGAATTCATGGATCCCATATCAGGTTCTTAAAACTCAGAAAGAAAGGCTGAGTGCAGAGAACTCTAGTCTCCAAAAGGCATGGGGAGCATTTAAAAAAGAGTTGGAAAGTATCCAATTAGAACTTTCTCAAATTAAAGGAAGAAGGGCTAATGAGAATAGAGGAAAACAAAATGTGAATATGCCCTAA